The genomic segment CGTCTGTGATTGGACAGTTTCATTGCCAATCAGTTTGTGGGCGGATATAATATGAATCTTATAAGGAAGCGAACCCAACAGTAGTCGTGGACTTCACAGTCAAAATGTTGATCATTTGGCCTATTATTTGTGTTGCATTGATATTATTTATATTGAAATATGTCTTCGGAAGCTCCGGACCAAACCCCTTTGAGAAGGACACTCGAGAACCGTTAAAAAAGATGGTTCACGATAGGAAAGAGAAGAATAAAGTACTGAAGCAAGGTAAGTTTAACTATCAAAGTCGTTCATTTTCATAGGTGATAGTATGTGGCGCATGGGTAGTAGACAAAACCTAAGCTCTGCAGACTTGTTTTACAGTGGGTGCTTGTTTTCAGTATCTTTACAGTGGAAGAATTTGTGGAATTGTATTAGAGATGTAGAGTTGCAGATAATGTCGCAAAAATATCtgctcaattttttttaaaacctattATATCATAAGTTAATTAGTTCAGAGATCCATCCTTTTCATTGTTTAGTGACAAGAAAGCAAGCAGATTTTGCATCCATCTGTGAAGCTGATATAAAGAATATGGAGTTTGATGCTTTGCTCTTGGAATAATTATTATatcatatttctttgttttaaatgcacCCATGTTTTGTTTCTATGTCTTTTCTATAGGTTTCCTGGCCAGTAAGATACCAGAGAACCTGGATGCAATCGTCATCGGCAGTGGCGCTGGTGGGCTTGGGATTGCTGTGCTGTTGGCTAAAGTTGGAAAGAAAGTGCTGGTTTTGGAGCAGCATGACCGGGCTGGAGGATGCTGTCACACGTTCACAGAGAAGGGCTTTGAGTTTGATGTTGGTGAGACAAATGGCTTAAATATGTTATCCTCACGGGGGAAATTAGAAATCTAAAAGCTCTCTTAAATTTAGCATGATGACATGGACTTATCTGTTTACCTTCAGATATTTAAGTTTTGCTCATGTCTAATTCTTGTAAACCATAGGAATCCATTACATTGGTGAGCTGTTGGCGCACAAGCCATTTCGCTGCATGCTGGACCAGTTGACCAACGGACAGCTGCAATGGGAGCCTCTGGAGAACCCTTTTGACCATGTTGTCCTAGGACCTCCAGAAAATCGACGCTGCTACCCCATCTACAGTGGTCATACTCGCTTTCCAGAGGAGCTAAAGAAGTGTTTCCCTGGAGAGGAGAAGGCAATCGATGAGTACACGAGGCTGGTCAAGGTAGGATGCCATGATCAACATGTGCTTCAGTACAAAAACTTCCATAATACCTTAAACACTTTCAGTGTGAATATGAATTTTTCTCAGTGTGAACTTTGTAGCTGCACTTTGTACAGAAAAACCTCTCTGTCCTCATCAGCTGATGTTGTCTGATCAAATTCAAAGGTCGGAGTATCTGCCTAGGACTCTATAACTGCAACATTACACAATCTAATCTAatcattttctatttaaagtGGCAGTGTGGTGCACCAAATATTTTTTCAGAATATTATTTGGTTAATGGCTCATTGCAGTTTACAAGAATGAGCAGCACAGCGCAGGTTTAAATTTGACTCTCCTGTGAAATATGAATCCTCACCTGGCCAGTTATCCTTTAACCCAAGAAATAATAAGTGTAGTAGCCATGAGCAACAATGATAAGATAACTTTTTTTTGCCTCAGTGATCACACAAATGTCTAAGTATAAAATGCTTGCCTATTAAGTAAAATTTAGTCACCAAAGGATTTAAATCTtgcattttcatatttacaAAGATGTACAGTCTGCATCACTTGTAAAAGACACTGAGGTTTAATAGTTGTTAAATTTGCTAAACTGAAAAAGACTTAGTAAAATGACTTGGAAGTACGACAACCGCTTAAATTCTCTAAATGCTAAGAAAGGAGCTTCGATGcttctttattattttcctaGAAAATACTGGACCGGTAGGTCACCGCATCATctcatttattaaatgaaaaatatattcaTACCAAActaggaaaaaacaaaaaacaaaaagattggagtaaaagaaaatacaattaaatgttaaatacattaataatcaTTAATATATAAAGATAGGAGTGAGTAAAAGCAAATAGTCTTGCCAGAAATTGCAAGACCATGATGAAAATGAagtttaaaagcaaaacaaaacagaaaaccttttaaaacaagaGATTTAGATGAATATAGACTAAATTTATAGGTTGGCAACTAAGgtaaaaaccactgtgggcccctgagcaaggcccttaaccctcAACTGCTCCCCCGggtgctggaatctggcagcccactgctcctagcaactaggatgagttaaaagcagagaaagaatttcccagctgggattaatgaattaaattagAAAGTAGCTATGATTGTTACAGTGCCACCTATTGGTGGGAGTGGTAGGTGTTTGGGACCATGTCGTGAAGTTTTCATATTTCTGCACAAACACCTTCAAGAggaaaaaaggtttaatttagAAATGTTTGAACACCTTCTATGAAACATGGAAGTACATGTCAaactaaaacaatgtttattgtGCATAAAAGAAATAAGTATGTATGTAGGTGCCATATGCATAACCTGCTGTACGTACTTTATAGTAACTTCAGTTGATAATTGACCATGTTTGAATTTGAtcctggtttaattttttggttacatttaaaaagaataaattcagtGATTTTTCTTGCTGAGTTATTACTTGCACTATTATTGTAACTTTGGTATCTGATATTTGATCTGTGTTATATGATGTATGTGTATACGTGTTAACAGTAGAAGGACAAATAATGAGAGCCTGTACCTTTTTTAAGAAGGTTTACGGCAGACTGCATCAAGGCAGTGGGGAGTTTGGTTTTGGTTCCCTGGAGAACACAAGGGGTAGGAGAGCTCACAGTTTTTCTGACCGTGTTAATTTGTATCAGAGAAGAACCAAACAGGTTAAATTGGGAGTGGATCGACTGAAGTCTGTAAACgttaatgtttttcttaataaacCAACGTAAAGACTGTTTATGTAGTAGGCACATTTTTTATGGAACATGTGTTGGCCATAAACTCCAGATTTGAATGGGTTTTAATGGAGAACCTACAAGGtacaaacataaacagaacTACATTGATGACACTTTAGTGTCCTTGTCATGCCACTCTGACCATCATCCTTGTTTCATGCATTGTCCTCAGAAAACTGGGAATGCCGTTTGGTTCCTTGCTGTGCTGAAGCTCTGCCCCCTCCCATTGGCTAAGTTCCTGATCTACACAGGCCTCATCAGACATCtgtctttcttctttaaaaTGGCCTCCCGCAGCCTAACAGACGTGGTCAATGAGCTGACAGAGAACAAGGACCTCAGAGCTGTCTTTACTTACATCTTTGGCACCTATGGTAGGTTGGGCTGCAACTCTGTTTGTGGGATCTGATTAACTGGTCAACATTATGCTCACAGTTTTTCGTTCCTTCTCCGGTCGGCAGGTAACATTCCAAAGGATGCCAGCTTTGGCATGCACAGCTTGCTGGTCGCTCACTTCCTCAATGGCGCCTGGTACCCTAAAGGAGGCGCCAGTGAAATTGCCTACCACATGATCCCCATCGTTGAGAAGGCAGGGGGTGCTGTTCTGGTTCGAGCCCCAGTCAACCGTGTCCTGTTCAACGATGCCAAAGAAGCTTACGGTAGGagggattttcctcagttcatcaCACCCAGCAgggtgataaaaataaatttacatttgttttatggTTTCAGGTGTGAGTGTGTTGAAAGGCCAGGAGGAAATTCATGTCCATGCCCCAGTGGTCATTTCTGACGCTGGCATCTACAACACCTATGAGAAGCTGCTGCCCAAAGAGCTCCAGGCCATGCCTGGTAAGACTGGAGCCAGTGCTGCCTcttttggttatttttgttCAGCTGACAATTTGTCTAAAAAAATATGTTAGtatgattaaaaacaacttcacGGAAACTCAAAAATGTACTTTTCAGTAACatataaaacagcaaatattcaaaattgACAAGTCTGTAGGTTGAGtcactttttttactttaaaatggcCTAAACTATTATAAGATTATCTGGTTTTATCATCTGCCTGGTGTTTTAGTGACTAATCATAACTGCACATGAGAACTTTGCAGCATAATTGCTGCAAAGTTCTACTTGttcctgtattttatttttcctcaaatGAGTACAATGACTCATAGCTGTAACATTTGCTTTCATCCTGCTTCTTTTTTGTAACCTGTGCTGTGACTCTACTCTTGCAGCTATCCAGAAGCAGCTCAGTATGATGAAGCACGGTGATGGTGGCCTGAGTATCTTCATTGGTTTGAATGGAACCAAGGAGGAATTCGGCCTAAAAGCAGACAACTACTGGATCTTTCCTGAGAACAATTATGATGAACTGTatgtcactttttctttcaatCTATAGCTCTTTTTAGTTTGTGAGGCCAGTATAAACTTCAGTATGCAAGTCTCCGCATGCTGCAAGAGATGCAGATTTTGGTCCAAGCTTTACAAGAATCACCTGTTTCTTTTAAAGGGTGGAGAAATACATGaatggagagagagaggagtCTTCTAAGAAGATACCTCTGGTGTTTGTCGCGTCTCCATCAGCTAAAGATCCGACCTGGGAGGAGAGATCACCTGGTAAAGATGCATGAGATCACTACGTGACCAGTGAACACACTGCTTCAGATGcatcatttcttttgttctttctaGGAAAGTCTACTTTGAGTCTGGTCAGTTTTGCCAACTATGCGTGGTTTGAGGAGTGGAAGGATGGAAAAGTTACGAGCAGAGGGCCAGACTACAAAAGTCTGAAACAAGCGTTCATTGACTCGGCTCTGGAGGTGGTCATGGATGTGTTCCCCAAGATCACCAGAGACAAGGTGAAGTCTTTGATTCTCTCTGCTGTCTTCTCACTTCTTGATGGCTGAGGACAGTATGACTGAGTCACCTTGAGTACTATGCTTTTGCACTTTTTCAGACGGGTTCCTCATGTTTTAACCTACCATAAATGCACCAAAAATATACTACAGCAAATCTTCCTGAAAGCAGGTCCAGCTCCTGCAGCCTTAAACCCTCCTTATATTAGTTTACAACTACAGAAGTACCATTTCGTTTGTTATTGTAGATAATTGTTGGGTGCATTTTATATTGCAAGAACATCTCTATTTTAACATCCAATGGTTTTCTACACATATTTGGTCATAAATTtcactttaaacaaacaaaagacagttCATATGGAGATGCGTACAATATTTGACCTTTAAATTAGCTCCCTTAAAACCAACATTTCAAGGCAACGTGTTCTGTTGGTCAGACATTTGCCCATGATACATGCACTTAAATGCTTAAAAACAAGAATTCTGTTACTAATATGTGAAGCTATCACTGGAACTGTGATCACTAAGATATTAGACAAGCATTATTACACCTGACTGTAGGTAATTATGATTTTTCAGGACCAACAGAGGAAGAAATTAGAAACGTGTGTGGAGATTCTGACATACAAGAGACTTTCTGCCCTTCGTAATCACTGAAATGTTAAAGTTTAATTACCAATCTGTGGTGATTATGTTAGTATGTTGAAAAAAACTGTCATCTTTTAATTCTAAAATAATTTAGAGTGAAAGTTTTTGCCCCAAGATGACACatttttcaagattttttcATATTACCAGTTCCTGCAAATACcaatttttacatcatttcaTGCTATTTTTGTTCTCAGGTACCATATAGTTATTAGTAGtgtgttgtttgtcttttgaaaAAGCATTTCCTCAGATTTGTTGGAAAACAAACTCCTTAAACGCAGCAGTTACAGGGTTCTGAAATGTCCCCGAATCCAAACATGTAACTAGTTTAGATGAACAGAAGCTATTTTTTTGGTACTATGAGCAACATATTTAGATATTCTGGACTTCTCTACATGGCAGAAAGAAGCAGTAGACGGAGCAGTAAGACTAAAGGAGGAGGGATTGCAGTGCTTGGTATCAGATGGTACATGGAGCAATAAGACAACTAAAATGAAGGCTTTTGAACATTCAGCAGAGGTTATGTATTTGTAACATGTTATGTAATTTGCTGAGTCCAGCTACTGATTCAACTGATCAATGGCAGACGAGAAGGCAACCActcattttaaataatgcagCTACTCTTTGGATCCTCTGCTGTATTGTCTGAACATTAGCATGGACAGGCTAGCAGCATGTGTGTGAAGATTAGCATGGAATTTAGCTGGATGTTAGCATGAAGATGCTAACGACTCATTCTTCTAGGGAGATTAGCTGGAAATTAGCATAGAGAGACTAACAACTAAGATACTTAGATACTCAAAGTGACTGGCCGTTAACATTTCTTGTTGTAAACCATCAATTTGAAGCAAACAACCTAATAAATTGGCTACttgttattgtcattgtgcAGTATGCTGCTACCACTCACTGTTGACTTGACTGTTACTGCAGTGTGCTACTAGATGTCTCTGACTATAAAACCTATCACCTAATTCAACTAACCTCTACCCAACAAACAAATATGAATAATAGAATAATCTGTTGCACTTTAAAtagtttctgctttttaaaagtctgAAATCGCTAAATTTAGTGTTGGTCAGACTGGAGACATTTGGTTAAAATGAACGAAACTAGGCTAAAAGAATATATttacaattctttttttttttgtttgtttgtttgaacagATTGAATACATCGATGCAGGAACcccactcacaaacacacactataTTGGAGCTCCCAAAGGTGAAATATACGGAGTAGATCATGGCCTTGCTCGATTCAGCCCTGAACTCAGTGCTACACTAAGGCCTCAAACGCCCCTGAAGAACCTCTTTCTGACAGGTGCATGCATCATTAAACAATCTACAGCATTTTAAACTCTTCTGAATTTACCTAACTTTCCGTTGCTTGTTTCACAGGCCaggatgtgtttttgtgtggttTCGCCGGTGCCCTTGCTGGAGCTCTCACCTGCGGCTCAGTCATTCTCAACCGCAACCTCCATCTTGACACCATTGCTCTGCCAAAGAGGACAAAATCTATTAACAATAAATTGAAAGGGGAGTAACTGCTGATATACTGTAACTAAGTAGTGATGTGCTGCATCTTTACAGCTCAAAGCCTCACAGAAAGTTGTGTCTGTGCTTTGATCTTTTCACGCCTTCACTAATTTTATTGTATTGCCTCAGTTTGGTTAAACTGTAATATGAGACATGTTGCAGGTTTATTAATGAGGATGTTGAGCTTTTAGCCTCAGTCATTCAAACATAAGGAATATAACACTGTTTGAGttaatttatgtaaatttattgtttaattgtACTTCGGTATGTGCCTAATTATaccatttatttacaaacaatACATTTGTTATAATCTCAGTAATGTGTCCTGTTTatgaaattgtaaaaatattttttttttactttgaaaataACAATTATCAACACAAGTAATAATTGAACACTTCTttcacatctttcttttttgggtaaatgccaaaacaaataaaaaaaacaaacaaactgttttaacaataattattttatttgcctGTTTGTTTTGAATGCACTGGACTATGAATTTCCCTACGTATACACCTGAACGCACCATACTTTTATATGGGTATGACAGTGGCTCGGGCACGTGTGCAACGAATGGGCTAAATAATTTTAAGCTTTCTTATTAGTTggtggggttttttttattaatatttttttatattttaagttttcTGATTAGTTGGCGAATAGAAGGGGGTGTGATTTTCCTCATAATTTCTTATACTGGCGAACGAAATTATTAGGTACTTTCTTGCCGCTAGTGGGGACGGAGACTTGTGGGCGCCGAGCAGCAGTCTGAGGTGAAGTTAAAACATGTTATGCAACCAACAGCAAAGTTAAACAACATTTAGCAGCTTCAAACCAACATTACAACAGATGGTTTATGAGATATATGTGACAGGTAGTTAATTACCGGCTAGTTAACCTATTAAATTAAGAGTCTCGATTGCTAGCTTACTGTGGATGCAGCTAAAATAAGAAAGCACGACTAATTTAACGATTGTCACCCTATATTggcattttcttctttaagtttAGGTTAACTGAAGCTGAATTTGGAGGGAAATGAACGTGTGCACTCGACATTTGAGTTACGAGCTCCTGACTGAGGTGGGAGAAGGCTCCTTCGGTAAAGTGTATAAAGCCAGGGAGGTCGGGGAGAAACAGCGCCTCCTGGCGGTGAAGAAGTTCCACTTAAGCTGTGACACGTCAGAGACTGGAATACCTCCCTTCATGATCCGAGAGGTGGCGCTGCTGCGTAAAATGGGGCATTTCAATCATCCCAACATAGTCAAGTAGGTTTATGTGTAATATATCTAATTCATACAGTAAAATCTCACAGCTGCGATGTGGTATTTGCTTAATTTTATACCCCACTCTTTGCAGAAAAGCTAATGCCTGATTTTTAACTGTTGTAtttacttgtttaaaaaaaatcgcATGCATCCAAAGGGATCTTTTTTTGCATATGCATATATGACATATTGctgtgcatatttttttttaacaaaaaactaaGTCAAATCATAAGTAGAAAACTAGGAAATACTAATTAGTAAGTTATTACATAATAAATCCAAACAAGTAGGAGACATTAAATAAAGTCAGTTAAAAATCAATGTCTGTATGAGTTCACATTCTAAAAGCActgtcttcttttcctttttacacaAGTCTGTGGGAATCATTATTCCATATCAAATCAGTCCATCAAATCAGATCAAGGTATAATCTGAATCAAAGTTATTGtcgatgtcccatgatgcacagCGACTGCTCCTCATCCAGCTTCAGCTTCCTGCCACACAAATCCTCTTCTGTCTGAAAAGGTTTGAAGAACTCTTCCAAAAGCCGAAGAGCTACATGTTGCTGTATCATCCATAAATGCTGTATATCCAAAGTGAAAGGACGAGTCCTTCTGAAGCCTCCTGTTCTGATGCAAAACAAGCAGCTCAACAACTTCCCTGTTACTTGGCATGAGTTCTTTTTCCCTCAAGGGCAAACTGATCTGATAATGACCATCCAGATTTATATggaattctgttgatgttttagGTGATATTTACATAGAAAGGATTCACAACCGCTACAAAACACTAGAGTGATAAATCATCTACTACTGTGTAGTACACATGTTTCGAATTATGGTGGAGTTAAGGGGAGCtcagctcccctgaaaggcaaaggagctcccctaaagacattcagctgatactttaagGGTGAGCCCCaaaaaatagtccactttcaggttacattaaattttttaataaggttccagatgtttaaaaaaacgtacatttttcagctttgtgtgtttattaatttatttaagtgaATTAAATCTTTCAAATGCTTAGGTGATCTggtctgtttccttcagcatcATGGACAGCAGCATCGTTTGTTTTGTGCTGTAAGAGTCCATGCAGCAAATACTTCTTATGCTTCCTTTTGTGGTTAAAAGAACGTTTCATCCCCgttttaaacaagctgcatacagtaacAGCAGAGTTCTTTTTGGAAGTGCTACGCgcactaatatatatgtgtgtgcatgtgacttgAGAAGTTGCGGTGCACGCCCGAAAATAGGGCTCCCCTGAAAGCCCTGGTGAAATTTACTTgcacaaggattttttttcaacattatcGCCTGCATGTTCTGCAGGCTTTTGGATGCATCTGTTGTACCAATGGGCTCAACTCTGGACCTCACGCTGGTCCTGGAATACATTGACCAGGACCTGTTCACCTACCTCTCTAAAGTTCCTGCCCCCGGACTGAGCCGCGAGTGCATAAAGGTGCAAAGTCATGGgctgtttttactttaacatCACAGCTCTCGAGA from the Melanotaenia boesemani isolate fMelBoe1 chromosome 2, fMelBoe1.pri, whole genome shotgun sequence genome contains:
- the retsat.2 gene encoding all-trans-retinol 13,14-reductase is translated as MLIIWPIICVALILFILKYVFGSSGPNPFEKDTREPLKKMVHDRKEKNKVLKQGFLASKIPENLDAIVIGSGAGGLGIAVLLAKVGKKVLVLEQHDRAGGCCHTFTEKGFEFDVGIHYIGELLAHKPFRCMLDQLTNGQLQWEPLENPFDHVVLGPPENRRCYPIYSGHTRFPEELKKCFPGEEKAIDEYTRLVKKTGNAVWFLAVLKLCPLPLAKFLIYTGLIRHLSFFFKMASRSLTDVVNELTENKDLRAVFTYIFGTYGNIPKDASFGMHSLLVAHFLNGAWYPKGGASEIAYHMIPIVEKAGGAVLVRAPVNRVLFNDAKEAYGVSVLKGQEEIHVHAPVVISDAGIYNTYEKLLPKELQAMPAIQKQLSMMKHGDGGLSIFIGLNGTKEEFGLKADNYWIFPENNYDELVEKYMNGEREESSKKIPLVFVASPSAKDPTWEERSPGKSTLSLVSFANYAWFEEWKDGKVTSRGPDYKSLKQAFIDSALEVVMDVFPKITRDKIEYIDAGTPLTNTHYIGAPKGEIYGVDHGLARFSPELSATLRPQTPLKNLFLTGQDVFLCGFAGALAGALTCGSVILNRNLHLDTIALPKRTKSINNKLKGE